A part of Sugiyamaella lignohabitans strain CBS 10342 chromosome D, complete sequence genomic DNA contains:
- the MCM10 gene encoding Mcm10p (Essential chromatin-associated protein; involved in the initiation of DNA replication; required for the association of the MCM2-7 complex with replication origins; required to stabilize the catalytic subunit of DNA polymerase-alpha; GO_component: GO:0005634 - nucleus [Evidence IEA,IEA,IEA]; GO_component: GO:0005634 - nucleus [Evidence IDA] [PMID 11168584]; GO_component: GO:0005634 - nucleus [Evidence IDA] [PMID 13680157]; GO_component: GO:0005634 - nucleus [Evidence IDA] [PMID 9154825]; GO_component: GO:0005657 - replication fork [Evidence IMP] [PMID 15494305]; GO_component: GO:0031298 - replication fork protection complex [Evidence IDA] [PMID 16531994]; GO_function: GO:0003688 - DNA replication origin binding [Evidence IDA] [PMID 10783164]; GO_function: GO:0003688 - DNA replication origin binding [Evidence IDA] [PMID 15494305]; GO_function: GO:0003690 - double-stranded DNA binding [Evidence IDA] [PMID 19605346]; GO_function: GO:0046872 - metal ion binding [Evidence IEA]; GO_function: GO:0005515 - protein binding [Evidence IPI] [PMID 16675460]; GO_function: GO:0003697 - single-stranded DNA binding [Evidence IDA] [PMID 19605346]; GO_process: GO:0006260 - DNA replication [Evidence IEA,IEA]; GO_process: GO:0006270 - DNA replication initiation [Evidence IGI,IMP] [PMID 10783164]; GO_process: GO:0006270 - DNA replication initiation [Evidence IMP,IPI] [PMID 9154825]; GO_process: GO:0006271 - DNA strand elongation involved in DNA replication [Evidence IGI,IMP] [PMID 10783164]; GO_process: GO:0006271 - DNA strand elongation involved in DNA replication [Evidence IGI,IMP] [PMID 11168584]; GO_process: GO:0006271 - DNA strand elongation involved in DNA replication [Evidence IMP] [PMID 9154825]; GO_process: GO:0007049 - cell cycle [Evidence IEA]; GO_process: GO:0030466 - chromatin silencing at silent mating-type cassette [Evidence IMP,IPI] [PMID 16085704]; GO_process: GO:0030466 - chromatin silencing at silent mating-type cassette [Evidence IMP,IPI] [PMID 16328881]; GO_process: GO:0006348 - chromatin silencing at telomere [Evidence IMP,IPI] [PMID 16085704]; GO_process: GO:0000727 - double-strand break repair via break-induced replication [Evidence IMP] [PMID 20516198]) produces the protein MSDDEGKYNDLPVNELRQLIRTSSLTIVGDIERQLAQLKAKERELKDRLKQKKSVPSTSQQNIEIPTTPPKNRQRVPVSPARIRLKIDKGLQAKDVSLRRSPKRTNYNITGTDRAERSSFADQLLNSSAALREKEAIKLDLERKRVTKFSLKSNIGQNDGKAGGNSVTETYSKLRLSHQFIAKEELDSQFEDKKIMSVGDVYAIIHPPHFEPPAVPNFVVIGIVAKRSEVKVNKLGKKYMMMTLTDLNYDIPLALHSEAFDMFWKIREGTVIAVLNPEHYIISRGVSEKSIGLSVTSSLDVILELGRSSDLGQCPSITQNGKKCTQWINLSKSKYCEFHLELGVRRAASSRMEFNSVQGRMFSPKKNGRRLQFMKGGVASKTGLQEDPLAPRRDPLFGNEGRIFMTGAKSSAATFFQDEYDLAPTGTSEEAAKRLQKKLKDKEMESKIRKYLADRPDGHLLREYDVKGRLIEDDSTVSKSSSSKGDTIFSAQQIRRLGFDPTKRINVAESSKVSEISLMNAADVDLSRPKKRSRHESDDDSDDLEII, from the coding sequence GAAAAGCGTACCATCAACATCGCAGCAAAATATCGAGATACCAACAACTCCGCCTAAGAATCGGCAGCGTGTTCCTGTATCTCCAGCTAGGATTCGCCTAAAAATTGATAAGGGTCTCCAAGCAAAAGATGTGTCTTTACGAAGAAGTCCTAAGAGAACCAATTACAATATTACGGGGACCGATAGGGCGGAACGATCAAGCTTTGCAGACCAATTGCTCAATTCCTCGGCAGCTTTGAGGGAAAAAGAAGCTATTAAACTTGACCTTGAAAGAAAACGGGTTACGAAATTCTCGTTGAAATCCAATATTGGCCAAAATGATGGCAAGGCAGGCGGCAATTCTGTGACAGAAACATACTCGAAATTAAGATTGTCTCACCAATTCATAGCAAAAGAGGAGCTGGATAGCCAGTttgaagataaaaaaattatgaGTGTTGGTGATGTATATGCAATAATTCATCCACCCCACTTCGAACCTCCAGCTGTACCtaattttgttgttattggtattgTGGCCAAGAGAAGCGAAGTCAAGGTCAATAAACTCGgtaaaaaatatatgaTGATGACTCTTACAGATCTAAATTATGACATACCACTAGCGTTGCATAGCGAAGCGTTTGACATGTTTTGGAAAATCAGGGAAGGTACTGTCATTGCTGTGCTAAATCCCGAACACTATATTATATCAAGAGGTGTATCAGAGAAATCTATCGGTTTAAGTGTGACATCATCTCTCGACGTTATCTTGGAACTAGGAAGATCGAGCGACCTGGGTCAGTGCCCTTCCATAACACAGAATGGTAAGAAATGTACCCAATGGATTAATTTGTCAAAATCCAAATACTGTGAATTTCATTTGGAATTAGGTGTTCGTCGAGCAGCAAGTTCACGAATGGAGTTCAATTCTGTTCAGGGTCGAATGTTTTCGCCAAAAAAGAATGGGCGCAGGTTACAATTTATGAAAGGGGGGGTGGCATCCAAAACGGGTCTCCAAGAAGACCCATTAGCGCCCCGTAGAGATCCTTTGTTTGGAAACGAGGGTAGGATATTTATGACAGGTGCGAAGAGCAGCGCAGCAACATTTTTTCAAGATGAATACGATCTAGCCCCTACTGGGacttctgaagaagcagccaaaCGGCtgcaaaaaaaacttaAAGATAAAGAGATGGAAAGCAAGATAAGAAAATATCTAGCAGACCGGCCGGATGGCCATTTACTTCGTGAATATGATGTCAAGGGGCGCTTGATCGAAGATGACTCTACCGTATCGAAGTCGAGCTCTTCGAAAGGAGATACGATATTTTCGGCACAGCAAATTCGTAGACTTGGATTTGATCCAACTAAGAGAATTAATGTGGCTGAAAGTTCCAAAgtttctgaaatatctctaATGAATGCCGCAGATGTTGACCTTTCAAGACCCAAAAAACGATCCCGACATGAATCCGACGATGATAGCGATGATTTGGAAATTATATAG